The following proteins are encoded in a genomic region of Gimesia algae:
- the msrA gene encoding peptide-methionine (S)-S-oxide reductase MsrA has protein sequence MTISQLPLLLFIGLSLTTLFTLISGCEKSISMEDRPVAITEEQPQSPETPVAQAKDGLEVVTLGSGCFWCTEAVFRELKGVKAAVSGYSGGKIDNPTYKAVCSGTTGHAEVIQVTFDPQQIAFTDILKAFWETHDPTTLNRQGADVGTQYRSAVFYHNEKQKEEATAYKKQLDESGQFKSPIVTEITEFDKFYPAENYHQDYFKLNPENQYCQYVIRPKLEKFRSKFADKLKKAEPEKE, from the coding sequence ATGACGATTTCACAATTACCACTGTTGCTTTTCATTGGTTTATCGCTCACTACACTCTTCACACTGATCAGTGGCTGTGAGAAATCCATATCCATGGAAGACCGCCCGGTCGCCATTACAGAGGAGCAGCCTCAATCCCCGGAAACTCCCGTTGCACAGGCAAAAGACGGCCTGGAAGTTGTCACACTGGGCTCAGGCTGCTTCTGGTGCACTGAAGCCGTCTTTCGTGAGCTGAAAGGGGTCAAAGCAGCAGTTTCCGGATATTCCGGTGGCAAAATCGACAATCCGACTTATAAAGCCGTCTGTAGTGGCACTACGGGGCATGCTGAAGTCATTCAGGTCACATTCGATCCCCAACAGATCGCTTTTACCGACATCCTAAAAGCCTTCTGGGAAACGCATGACCCCACTACATTAAATCGCCAGGGCGCAGACGTGGGGACGCAGTACCGTTCCGCGGTTTTCTACCACAACGAGAAACAAAAAGAAGAAGCCACCGCTTATAAAAAACAGTTGGATGAATCGGGCCAGTTCAAAAGTCCCATCGTGACGGAAATCACTGAGTTCGACAAATTCTACCCTGCTGAAAACTATCACCAGGACTACTTCAAACTCAATCCGGAAAACCAGTACTGCCAGTATGTCATTCGTCCCAAGCTGGAAAAGTTCCGCAGCAAATTCGCTGATAAACTCAAGAAAGCGGAACCTGAGAAAGAATGA
- a CDS encoding acyltransferase family protein: MTPPTVLVLPETPELRQQTQPVSPQSQAASTRFYYMDSMRSILMMLGVVLHGALIYSSGDHWIVSDSHKSEFFAILDSVIHAFRMPAFFIIAGFFSMMSLKKYGIGTFTRVRMTRILVPLFCTVVLINSIELYFRTTILQHNPMTVTHFLTQVLPQKWIAGEWVSHLWFLLTLMQFFAVGIILFALKNHFNRRSHFERYLSGLRKNCYFLFLLPLADISWSVAARLAPDIFHGSLFCGLFNLEDFMIYLPYYLIGLWLFHDRRLQDEFHTIARWEWSALVLAILTQHLLENAHGLSQESFLRIYSTGLIFALSSHICYVLFYKFMNRDSQFFRYLSDASYSIYLFHHLCVIVIGYLLLNVQIAIGYKFLTVELGTIAITLSIHHFLILRFKTLRFMFNGK, encoded by the coding sequence ATGACCCCTCCTACCGTTCTGGTGCTCCCGGAAACACCCGAATTACGTCAACAGACACAGCCGGTCAGTCCGCAAAGCCAGGCTGCTTCCACGCGTTTTTACTACATGGACTCGATGCGTTCGATTCTAATGATGCTGGGAGTCGTACTGCATGGCGCGTTAATCTATTCATCCGGTGATCACTGGATCGTTTCCGATTCTCATAAATCCGAATTTTTTGCCATCCTTGATTCTGTAATCCACGCCTTTCGAATGCCTGCATTCTTTATTATCGCCGGTTTCTTCTCGATGATGAGTCTCAAAAAATATGGAATCGGCACGTTTACCCGGGTCCGAATGACTCGCATCCTGGTGCCTCTCTTTTGTACGGTAGTCCTGATCAACTCTATTGAGTTATATTTCCGTACGACCATCCTCCAGCATAACCCCATGACGGTAACTCACTTTTTGACTCAGGTGCTCCCTCAGAAATGGATCGCCGGAGAATGGGTCTCGCACCTCTGGTTCCTGTTGACTCTCATGCAGTTTTTTGCTGTAGGGATTATACTGTTCGCTTTGAAAAATCATTTCAACAGACGATCTCATTTTGAGCGCTATCTCAGTGGTCTGCGAAAAAACTGCTATTTTCTATTTTTACTTCCGCTGGCTGATATCTCCTGGTCGGTCGCTGCCCGGCTGGCTCCTGATATTTTCCATGGATCACTGTTTTGTGGCCTGTTTAATTTAGAAGATTTCATGATCTATCTCCCCTACTATCTGATAGGGCTCTGGCTTTTTCATGACCGACGCTTGCAGGATGAATTTCATACCATTGCCCGCTGGGAGTGGAGCGCACTGGTGCTGGCGATTCTGACGCAGCATCTGTTAGAAAATGCCCATGGTTTGAGCCAGGAAAGTTTTCTGCGGATCTATTCGACAGGCCTGATTTTTGCTCTCTCCAGTCACATCTGTTACGTCCTGTTCTACAAGTTTATGAACCGGGATTCCCAGTTCTTCCGCTATCTGTCTGACGCCTCCTATTCGATTTACCTGTTTCACCATCTGTGTGTCATTGTAATTGGATACCTGCTACTCAATGTACAGATTGCAATTGGCTATAAATTTCTTACGGTCGAACTGGGTACGATCGCCATCACGCTATCTATCCATCATTTTCTGATCTTACGATTTAAAACCCTGCGATTTATGTTCAACGGTAAATAA
- a CDS encoding GNAT family N-acetyltransferase has protein sequence MSDVIELNEIDALADYRADWLRLLRVTPGGTFFRSLEWLQVYWQHFAADQRLRVLMIRDGEQVTGIVPLCVRSIKSKFGVCRILTFPFDDWGSFYGPVSANQTTTLRTALNYIQHARRDWDLIDLRCVDSGGFDRGATEQALKSESVSFERLLWCQTACVDLQQNWDQYLESRSTRARKTYLCSEKRVQQEGDVRYLRYRPRGSGSEEGDPRWDLYDQCEEIARQSWQGRSTTGTTLSHASVAPFFRDAHERAAQAGTVDLNMLYVAGRPAAFNYNYVYEGLVYSLRMGFDPRISVKGAGCVLMGRMIRDSMQRGDRILDIGPGSLEAKQNWYTSIENSYRYVHYSATSVTAKLMQLSHQFADWYRDRFSNESTDERTVTGYSRAHHI, from the coding sequence ATGTCAGACGTTATTGAGTTGAACGAGATTGACGCACTTGCCGACTATCGGGCGGACTGGTTGAGGTTGCTGCGAGTCACTCCAGGGGGAACATTTTTCCGGTCACTGGAATGGTTACAGGTTTACTGGCAACATTTTGCAGCAGATCAGAGATTAAGAGTGCTGATGATTCGAGATGGTGAGCAGGTGACGGGAATTGTTCCTCTCTGCGTGCGCAGTATCAAATCAAAGTTTGGTGTCTGTCGGATTTTAACATTTCCTTTTGATGACTGGGGCAGTTTTTATGGCCCGGTGTCTGCCAATCAGACAACGACATTACGTACTGCTTTAAATTATATTCAGCATGCCCGGCGCGATTGGGACCTGATTGATCTGCGATGCGTAGACAGTGGCGGATTTGATCGGGGAGCAACAGAACAGGCGTTAAAGTCCGAGAGCGTTTCATTCGAAAGACTTTTGTGGTGCCAGACAGCCTGTGTGGATCTTCAGCAGAACTGGGATCAATATCTGGAGTCGCGCTCGACCAGAGCCCGCAAGACGTACCTGTGTTCTGAAAAACGAGTCCAGCAGGAAGGAGACGTGAGATATCTCAGATACCGTCCCCGGGGAAGTGGTTCTGAAGAAGGCGATCCACGCTGGGATCTGTATGATCAATGTGAAGAGATCGCCCGCCAGAGCTGGCAAGGGAGATCAACAACGGGGACCACACTGTCGCATGCGAGCGTCGCGCCATTTTTCCGTGACGCACATGAGCGGGCTGCTCAGGCAGGGACCGTCGATCTGAATATGCTGTATGTTGCAGGCCGCCCGGCTGCTTTCAATTATAACTATGTCTATGAAGGACTTGTTTACTCGCTACGAATGGGCTTTGATCCCCGTATTTCCGTCAAAGGCGCAGGTTGTGTATTGATGGGACGGATGATTCGAGACAGCATGCAGCGTGGAGACCGGATTCTGGATATCGGCCCCGGTTCACTGGAAGCCAAGCAAAACTGGTACACCTCGATAGAGAACAGTTACCGCTATGTACATTATTCTGCGACATCCGTGACCGCTAAGTTGATGCAGCTCAGTCATCAGTTTGCCGACTGGTATCGCGACCGATTTTCAAACGAATCCACTGATGAGAGAACGGTCACAGGTTATTCTAGAGCGCATCACATTTAA